One Pleurocapsa sp. PCC 7327 DNA segment encodes these proteins:
- a CDS encoding L,D-transpeptidase has protein sequence MFLTTKFLYPILGLLCVGTAIPLLDAQQQASASEITNAPVSRNINALATTSNLLSDPFTNPFHPFTNPFIHPLDTRLVLKLRERRVYLYQGDEIQESYPVAVGKKGWETPTGNFQVIQKVENPAWEHPWNGKIVPPGPNNPLGERWIGFWTDGKNFIGFHGTPAEHLIGRAVSHGCVRMRNRDIIALFALVQIGTPVIVEP, from the coding sequence ATGTTCCTCACCACCAAATTTCTTTACCCAATTTTGGGGCTGCTCTGCGTCGGAACGGCGATTCCTTTATTAGATGCCCAACAGCAGGCGTCTGCCTCTGAAATCACGAACGCGCCCGTATCCAGGAATATTAACGCTCTAGCGACGACTTCTAACCTTCTTAGCGACCCTTTTACCAATCCTTTTCATCCTTTTACTAATCCTTTTATTCATCCCCTCGACACTCGTTTAGTTCTTAAATTGCGAGAGCGTCGGGTTTATCTTTATCAAGGCGACGAGATCCAGGAAAGTTATCCAGTTGCTGTTGGCAAAAAAGGGTGGGAAACCCCCACAGGGAATTTTCAGGTCATTCAAAAGGTAGAAAATCCTGCTTGGGAGCATCCGTGGAATGGAAAGATCGTTCCGCCAGGGCCGAACAATCCTTTAGGAGAAAGATGGATCGGTTTTTGGACGGACGGAAAAAATTTTATTGGTTTTCACGGCACGCCTGCCGAACACCTGATAGGACGAGCAGTTTCTCACGGCTGCGTTCGCATGAGAAATCGAGACATTATCGCTTTATTCGCTCTGGTACAAATCGGAACGCCCGTAATTGTAGAGCCATAG
- the obgE gene encoding GTPase ObgE: MQFIDLAEIEVEAGKGGDGIVAFRREKYVPAGGPSGGNGGRGGSVILVATDRLQTLLDFKYASHFRAENGKRGGPNNCTGADGRDRIIEVPCGTVVYDADTDELLVDLVENGQQFCAAKGGKGGLGNRHFLSNQNRAPEYALPGLPGERRRLRLELKLLAEVGIIGVPNAGKSTLIAALSSAHPKIADYPFTTLVPNLGVVRKPTGDGTVFADIPGLIAGAHEGVGLGHEFLRHIERTRLLLHLVDLTAADPIADYQTIQQELEAYGRGLVNRPQIIALNKADAIDEEIANTVKGQLTRLTSDPILIISAAARIGLDALLNAVWAGLEKDSELVHYLVHLDG, translated from the coding sequence ATGCAATTTATCGATCTAGCAGAAATTGAAGTAGAAGCTGGGAAAGGTGGTGACGGCATCGTTGCCTTTCGCCGAGAAAAGTACGTACCAGCAGGAGGACCATCTGGAGGCAATGGGGGGCGCGGCGGTTCGGTTATTTTGGTGGCAACCGATCGCCTGCAAACGCTGCTAGATTTTAAGTATGCCAGCCACTTTAGAGCAGAAAATGGTAAGCGTGGCGGTCCTAATAATTGTACGGGAGCAGACGGACGCGATCGCATTATTGAAGTTCCCTGCGGCACGGTTGTCTACGATGCCGATACCGACGAACTGCTGGTCGATTTGGTCGAGAACGGACAACAGTTCTGTGCTGCCAAAGGTGGCAAAGGTGGGTTGGGCAATAGGCATTTTTTGAGCAATCAAAATCGCGCTCCCGAATATGCTTTACCCGGACTACCAGGAGAGCGCAGGCGGTTGCGTCTGGAGCTGAAATTATTGGCAGAGGTCGGCATTATCGGCGTGCCCAATGCGGGAAAGTCTACCCTCATTGCTGCCCTTTCTTCAGCGCATCCAAAAATTGCCGATTATCCTTTTACTACCCTCGTCCCCAATTTGGGAGTGGTGCGCAAACCAACCGGAGACGGTACTGTCTTTGCCGATATTCCGGGGCTAATTGCTGGCGCCCATGAGGGCGTGGGTTTGGGTCACGAGTTTCTGCGCCATATCGAGCGCACGCGTCTGCTGTTGCATTTGGTCGATTTGACGGCTGCCGATCCCATTGCTGACTACCAAACCATTCAACAGGAGTTAGAAGCTTACGGACGGGGGTTAGTCAATCGTCCTCAGATTATCGCCCTCAACAAAGCGGATGCGATTGACGAGGAGATAGCAAATACTGTCAAAGGTCAACTGACTCGGTTAACTTCAGATCCCATTTTGATTATCTCAGCCGCAGCTCGCATCGGACTCGATGCGCTGTTGAATGCAGTCTGGGCAGGTTTGGAGAAGGATTCGGAATTAGTACATTATTTAGTACATTTGGATGGGTAA
- a CDS encoding DUF2993 domain-containing protein: MELITIILSSLLAAISPAGLIIDSVVENTLRSQVEDVEQLDVRIDSTPGYQVLQGKVDRVRIASRGVRPIRDLRIAVAELETDPINVDLQRLQNEGEKALPQALRQPFRGAVRLAISESDLNQALESPNIKSRLEGVINSFVEEASEASASSFKILKARADFLGSNRLGLRLQLQQSQTHKDVSEPPEPVEIKLEVGLNVVAGRSLQLNDPKGMVNGRRLSTRLLRGLAEGLSEELDLRRLENRGITARVLHLNVTDEEMHIAAFIQVEP; this comes from the coding sequence ATGGAATTGATAACAATAATACTTTCTAGCTTACTGGCTGCGATTTCTCCGGCTGGCTTAATTATTGACAGCGTAGTTGAAAACACCTTGCGTTCTCAAGTCGAGGATGTCGAGCAGTTAGATGTTCGCATCGATAGCACGCCTGGCTATCAAGTGCTGCAAGGGAAAGTCGATCGCGTTCGCATTGCTAGTCGAGGCGTTCGACCGATTCGGGATCTCAGAATTGCAGTTGCAGAACTAGAAACCGACCCCATCAATGTAGATCTACAACGCCTCCAGAATGAAGGAGAAAAGGCACTGCCGCAAGCACTGCGCCAACCCTTCCGAGGAGCGGTTCGGCTCGCCATTAGCGAAAGCGATCTCAACCAAGCTTTAGAATCTCCCAACATCAAATCTCGACTGGAAGGGGTAATTAATAGCTTTGTGGAAGAGGCTAGTGAAGCTTCGGCATCATCTTTTAAAATATTAAAAGCGAGAGCAGACTTTTTGGGGAGCAATCGCCTTGGCTTAAGGCTGCAATTGCAGCAATCCCAGACGCACAAAGATGTCTCGGAGCCACCAGAGCCAGTCGAAATTAAGCTAGAGGTAGGACTAAATGTGGTAGCAGGGCGATCGCTACAACTGAACGATCCCAAAGGAATGGTTAACGGCAGACGTTTATCGACTAGACTCTTGAGAGGATTGGCTGAAGGATTGAGCGAAGAATTAGATTTGCGTCGATTAGAAAACAGGGGAATCACTGCTAGAGTGTTACACTTGAACGTCACAGACGAGGAAATGCATATTGCAGCATTTATCCAGGTGGAGCCATAA
- a CDS encoding GerMN domain-containing protein, with the protein MQDRPKKPKNNRLSLGVIAGITIAALAIGGGASWLAYRTLTALKTPSEPTVTQSEPTTAPPDQSLVQEEGAQVYWLADSGGRLKLLPTKVAVQKSASEQERLETAFKELLAGPKKSSETTAIPEGTKLLDLTVEKDGVHLNLSQEFTTGGGSASMMGRLGQIVYTATSVDPNTQVWIDVEGKPLELLGEGEGLMVEQPMTRKIFETDFEL; encoded by the coding sequence ATGCAAGATCGACCCAAAAAACCTAAAAACAATCGATTATCTCTGGGAGTTATCGCAGGAATTACCATAGCAGCACTAGCTATCGGTGGCGGAGCCTCTTGGTTGGCTTATCGGACTCTCACTGCCTTAAAAACACCCTCCGAACCAACGGTAACCCAATCCGAACCGACGACCGCTCCGCCAGACCAATCTCTAGTCCAAGAAGAGGGAGCGCAAGTTTATTGGCTCGCCGATAGTGGGGGACGCTTGAAGTTGCTGCCGACCAAAGTAGCCGTTCAAAAATCTGCAAGCGAGCAGGAAAGGCTGGAAACGGCTTTTAAGGAATTATTAGCTGGACCTAAAAAGTCATCTGAGACTACGGCAATTCCTGAAGGCACGAAATTGCTAGATTTGACTGTAGAAAAAGATGGCGTTCATCTTAACTTATCTCAAGAATTTACGACGGGTGGCGGCAGTGCTTCGATGATGGGGCGCTTAGGGCAGATTGTATATACGGCAACGAGTGTAGACCCCAACACTCAGGTTTGGATTGATGTGGAAGGAAAACCGCTCGAACTGTTGGGTGAAGGAGAAGGATTGATGGTAGAACAACCCATGACTCGTAAAATTTTTGAAACGGATTTCGAGCTTTAG
- a CDS encoding aromatic ring-hydroxylating dioxygenase subunit alpha — MDKSNFFLRNIWYYALPSDRLKPGRIVAKTLLNEPILFGRTNMGQVFALRDICPHRAVPLSCGRFDGKEVECAYHGWRFDASGQCSAIPSLTDDQKLNLSRFHVKQYPVREIQGNIWIYMSRGNRAAVSEPEIEIPQVPEFGDRFYQAMEVQRFPCFVDRAVVGLMDPAHVPFVHRAWWWRSDAVLSEEVKAFSPSPYGFTMKRHRLERSTFFYNLIGKNPEVAISFRLPGIRIEQVITENNTVCNLTAITPITETETEVTTIFYTTLPWFALLKPLLLPFIRAFLNQDRQMVIKQQIGLQYDPPLMLIEDADVQARWYYQLKAEFARAISEGRPFSNPVKERVLRWRS; from the coding sequence ATGGATAAGTCAAATTTTTTCTTACGTAACATTTGGTATTATGCCCTTCCCAGCGATCGGCTCAAACCCGGTCGGATAGTTGCTAAGACTTTACTAAACGAACCTATTCTGTTTGGACGTACTAATATGGGTCAGGTTTTTGCTCTGCGCGATATCTGCCCTCACAGAGCCGTTCCCCTCAGTTGCGGACGGTTCGACGGAAAAGAGGTGGAGTGCGCCTATCATGGTTGGCGTTTTGACGCTAGCGGACAATGTAGTGCCATTCCCTCTCTGACTGACGACCAAAAGCTTAATTTGAGTCGCTTTCATGTCAAACAATATCCAGTGCGCGAAATTCAGGGCAACATCTGGATTTATATGTCACGCGGCAATCGCGCCGCTGTAAGCGAGCCAGAAATCGAGATTCCGCAGGTTCCCGAATTTGGCGATCGCTTCTACCAGGCAATGGAAGTACAGCGTTTCCCCTGCTTTGTCGATCGTGCCGTTGTCGGCTTAATGGATCCAGCCCACGTACCGTTTGTCCATCGCGCTTGGTGGTGGCGTAGCGATGCAGTTCTGTCCGAGGAAGTAAAAGCCTTCTCTCCTTCTCCCTACGGTTTCACCATGAAGCGACATCGACTGGAACGCTCGACCTTTTTCTATAATCTCATCGGCAAAAATCCAGAAGTAGCAATTTCCTTTCGGCTACCTGGCATTCGCATCGAACAAGTCATTACTGAAAATAATACTGTTTGCAATTTAACCGCCATTACTCCGATTACTGAAACAGAGACAGAAGTGACAACGATATTTTATACGACCCTACCTTGGTTTGCCCTACTAAAACCGCTCTTGTTGCCATTTATTCGAGCGTTTTTAAATCAGGATCGACAGATGGTTATCAAACAGCAGATCGGCTTGCAGTACGACCCGCCCTTGATGTTGATAGAAGATGCCGACGTGCAAGCCCGTTGGTACTATCAGCTCAAAGCAGAATTTGCTCGCGCTATCTCTGAAGGTCGTCCCTTTAGCAATCCAGTTAAAGAACGGGTACTGCGCTGGCGCAGTTGA
- a CDS encoding succinate dehydrogenase/fumarate reductase iron-sulfur subunit, with protein sequence MQVSFKIFRQQPNSAPSFQTYTLEVEPGNTILDCLNRIKWELDGTLAFRKNCRNTICGSCAMRINGRSALACKENVGSELARFSHGADTQLPEIIVAPMGNMPVMKDLVVDMTSFWDNLEAVDPYVSTSARQIPEREFLQTPEERSRLDASGNCILCGACYSECNARAVDPSFVGPHALAKAQRMVDDSRDDTTEARLEKYNLGTQGVWGCTRCYMCNAVCPMDVAPMDRIGEIKQEILERKNAQASRSIRHRKVLIELVKQGGWIDERKFGLYVVGNYFRDLRGLMSLVPLGLRMVTRGKFPTYFEPSEGTEEVRSLIEAVQASEQ encoded by the coding sequence ATGCAAGTCAGTTTTAAAATTTTTCGACAGCAGCCCAACAGCGCACCTAGTTTTCAGACTTATACCTTAGAAGTAGAGCCAGGAAATACAATTTTAGACTGTCTCAATCGCATTAAGTGGGAACTCGATGGAACCCTCGCTTTTCGGAAAAATTGCCGCAACACTATTTGCGGTAGCTGTGCGATGAGAATTAACGGTCGTTCTGCCCTGGCATGTAAAGAAAACGTTGGCAGCGAACTTGCTCGCTTTTCCCACGGAGCGGATACTCAGCTCCCAGAAATTATCGTAGCGCCAATGGGCAACATGCCTGTAATGAAAGATTTGGTCGTAGATATGACAAGCTTCTGGGATAATTTAGAAGCCGTCGATCCCTACGTCAGCACCAGTGCCAGACAAATTCCAGAACGAGAATTCTTGCAAACGCCAGAGGAGCGATCGCGTCTCGATGCATCGGGCAATTGTATCTTGTGCGGCGCTTGCTATTCTGAGTGTAATGCCCGCGCGGTCGATCCCTCTTTTGTCGGTCCCCACGCCCTAGCCAAAGCCCAGCGCATGGTGGATGACTCCCGCGACGATACCACGGAAGCTCGCTTGGAGAAATACAACCTGGGCACCCAAGGAGTTTGGGGCTGCACGCGCTGCTATATGTGCAATGCCGTCTGTCCTATGGATGTCGCCCCGATGGATCGCATCGGCGAAATCAAGCAGGAAATCCTAGAGCGTAAAAATGCCCAAGCCAGCCGTTCGATTCGCCACCGCAAGGTGTTGATAGAGTTGGTCAAGCAAGGCGGCTGGATAGACGAGCGCAAGTTTGGCTTATATGTCGTAGGAAATTATTTCCGCGATTTGCGAGGGCTAATGAGCCTTGTGCCTTTGGGATTGCGAATGGTAACGCGCGGGAAGTTTCCCACCTATTTCGAGCCATCCGAAGGAACCGAAGAAGTGCGATCGCTCATTGAAGCCGTTCAAGCAAGCGAGCAGTAA
- the thiL gene encoding thiamine-phosphate kinase, protein MSHPTKTVKDIGEQGLLQRLQNFCPPDMVGDDAAVLEIESGYSVVVTTDMLVDGVHFSDRTTSPEDVGWRAAAANLSDLAAMGASPIGITLALGLPGEVAISWVEALYHGLYDCLQRYQTPIVGGDICRSSVITVSITAFGRVLPQRVIRRFNAKAGDAVVATGFHGCSRAGLELLLHPESGQNLAEIAKNTLIKTHQRPQPRLDILDHLWVVVGDRSVAGMDSSDGLADAVVQICRCSGVGARIERQAIPISPALHQFVSPEQALEWILYGGEDFELVLCLSPQSAQDLVNRLGTGAAIIGTITGEPTVELIDRSGNYAPRQLTLSEGFQHF, encoded by the coding sequence GTGTCTCATCCCACAAAAACCGTTAAAGATATTGGCGAACAAGGGCTTTTGCAAAGGCTACAAAACTTTTGTCCGCCCGATATGGTGGGAGACGATGCAGCGGTACTGGAGATAGAATCTGGTTACTCTGTGGTAGTCACGACCGATATGCTGGTGGATGGGGTGCATTTTAGCGATCGCACGACTTCTCCAGAAGATGTGGGTTGGCGTGCGGCAGCGGCTAATTTATCCGACCTAGCAGCGATGGGGGCTTCTCCCATCGGAATTACGCTGGCTTTGGGTCTGCCAGGAGAGGTTGCGATAAGCTGGGTAGAAGCTCTCTATCATGGACTCTACGATTGCCTGCAACGATATCAAACCCCAATTGTAGGAGGAGATATTTGCCGCTCTTCAGTCATTACCGTCTCGATTACCGCCTTTGGTCGGGTTTTACCCCAGCGAGTCATCCGTCGTTTTAATGCTAAAGCAGGCGACGCGGTCGTGGCGACAGGATTTCACGGTTGCTCGCGAGCGGGATTAGAATTACTCCTACATCCAGAAAGCGGTCAAAATTTGGCAGAAATTGCCAAAAATACCTTGATTAAGACACACCAACGGCCACAACCGAGACTTGACATTTTAGACCATCTGTGGGTGGTAGTAGGAGATCGATCCGTTGCCGGGATGGACAGTAGCGATGGGTTAGCCGATGCAGTCGTGCAGATTTGTCGTTGCAGTGGCGTTGGCGCTCGCATCGAGCGGCAGGCAATTCCTATCTCACCTGCTTTGCACCAGTTTGTTTCGCCAGAGCAAGCTTTAGAATGGATCTTGTATGGCGGAGAAGATTTTGAGTTGGTTTTGTGTCTTTCGCCCCAGTCAGCTCAAGACTTAGTAAACCGCTTGGGAACGGGAGCAGCTATTATTGGTACGATTACTGGCGAACCAACCGTCGAGCTAATCGATCGCAGTGGCAATTATGCCCCGCGACAGCTAACCTTATCAGAAGGCTTTCAGCATTTCTAA
- a CDS encoding peptidylprolyl isomerase, whose translation MKPIKILWLRWCRHLLKTSLVALLLVSLSVSLSGAGWNWEPANSVLIAALAQGNAITDPYAILRYSLPIDNQAVRQLQDAIEDISNHLRGKRWGPIEKDVKVAAKILSSKESDLLASVPDDRKPRAEAAIAQMKEDISQLQDAVKAQDKNQVWSKRRELLAQIGKLEELMVQGFPFEVPAKYANLPQLKGRATVEMETTKGLLTIVVDGYSAPVNGGNFVDLVNRGFYDGLPFMSLEDDFVVQTGDPPGPEAGFIDPKTKQYRAIPLEVLVKGEKEPIYGITLEDAGIYLPNLALPFNAYGAVALARPSDDPNGGSSQFFFFKFDNELTPPGFNLMDGRYSVFGYVVEGKEVLEQLTDKDKIIAAKVVDGLDNLVQPQAS comes from the coding sequence ATGAAACCAATAAAAATTCTCTGGTTGCGTTGGTGCCGACATTTGTTGAAGACCAGTCTAGTTGCTCTACTTTTGGTTAGCCTGTCAGTTAGTTTAAGCGGAGCCGGATGGAATTGGGAACCTGCTAACTCGGTACTAATTGCTGCTTTAGCGCAAGGAAATGCGATTACCGACCCTTACGCAATTTTGCGATATTCTTTGCCGATCGACAACCAAGCAGTTCGGCAACTCCAAGACGCGATCGAAGATATTTCCAATCATTTGCGAGGAAAACGTTGGGGACCGATTGAGAAAGATGTAAAAGTTGCTGCCAAAATCTTATCTTCCAAAGAGAGCGATTTATTAGCTAGCGTTCCCGACGATCGCAAACCTAGAGCCGAAGCTGCGATCGCGCAGATGAAAGAGGATATCTCTCAACTGCAAGATGCAGTCAAAGCCCAAGATAAAAACCAAGTTTGGAGCAAGCGACGAGAATTACTCGCCCAGATTGGAAAATTAGAAGAGTTGATGGTACAAGGGTTTCCCTTTGAGGTGCCTGCCAAATACGCTAACTTGCCTCAGCTTAAGGGTCGTGCCACAGTAGAAATGGAGACGACTAAAGGACTCCTGACGATCGTCGTTGACGGTTATAGCGCCCCTGTCAACGGTGGAAACTTCGTCGATCTGGTGAATCGGGGATTTTATGATGGCTTGCCTTTCATGTCTTTGGAAGATGACTTTGTCGTGCAAACGGGCGATCCTCCCGGTCCCGAAGCCGGTTTTATCGATCCAAAAACGAAGCAATATCGAGCCATTCCGCTAGAAGTTTTAGTTAAAGGAGAAAAAGAGCCTATTTATGGCATTACTTTAGAAGATGCGGGAATTTATCTTCCCAATCTAGCGCTTCCTTTTAATGCCTATGGAGCAGTTGCTCTGGCTCGTCCGAGTGACGATCCCAATGGCGGTTCTTCTCAGTTCTTTTTCTTTAAATTCGACAATGAATTAACGCCTCCTGGCTTTAACCTGATGGATGGGCGCTACTCAGTATTCGGCTATGTGGTCGAAGGCAAAGAAGTTCTCGAACAACTGACCGACAAAGACAAGATTATTGCCGCTAAAGTGGTAGATGGACTAGACAATTTGGTGCAACCACAAGCGAGTTAA
- the efp gene encoding elongation factor P: MISSNDFRSGVTIELDGSVWRVVEFLHVKPGKGSAFVRTKLKNVQTGNVVERTFRAGETVPQATIEKRTMQHTYKEADQYVFMDMETFEEAHLRPEQLGDRTKFLKEGMEVNILLWNGQVLEVELPTSVILEVIETDPGVKGDTATGGSKPAIVETGAQVMVPLFISVGERIKVDTRDGSYLGRE; this comes from the coding sequence ATGATTTCGAGCAACGATTTTCGCAGTGGTGTAACTATCGAATTAGACGGATCTGTCTGGCGAGTTGTAGAATTTCTTCACGTCAAACCGGGTAAAGGCTCTGCCTTCGTGCGTACCAAACTCAAAAACGTACAGACTGGGAACGTGGTCGAGCGGACTTTCCGAGCAGGCGAGACCGTTCCACAAGCAACTATAGAAAAGCGGACAATGCAGCATACCTATAAAGAAGCCGATCAATACGTCTTTATGGATATGGAAACGTTTGAAGAGGCTCATCTGAGACCAGAGCAACTTGGCGATCGCACTAAGTTTCTTAAAGAAGGGATGGAAGTCAATATCTTACTCTGGAACGGGCAAGTATTGGAAGTCGAACTTCCTACTTCAGTCATCCTCGAAGTAATCGAAACCGATCCGGGCGTGAAAGGGGATACGGCTACTGGTGGCTCAAAACCCGCGATCGTCGAGACGGGCGCTCAGGTAATGGTTCCCTTGTTTATTTCTGTCGGCGAACGGATTAAGGTAGATACCCGCGATGGTTCCTATCTGGGTAGAGAGTGA
- a CDS encoding zinc ribbon domain-containing protein yields MDAASRKGEKFVCTNCGHVDDANWQAARNIKAKAVNQYRLLLKTTTKVRQDLPKPRQLILIMIKR; encoded by the coding sequence ATTGATGCTGCAAGTAGGAAAGGTGAAAAATTTGTTTGCACCAATTGCGGTCATGTCGATGATGCCAATTGGCAAGCAGCTAGGAATATCAAAGCCAAAGCAGTAAATCAATATCGATTGCTGCTTAAAACAACAACAAAGGTACGGCAGGACTTGCCGAAACCCAGACAGTTAATACTTATAATGATTAAAAGATAA
- the accB gene encoding acetyl-CoA carboxylase biotin carboxyl carrier protein: protein MSINFNELRELLRAIAQTDITELTLKSEDFELTVRKSAPVIPTQTVAATVGAAPPSGVSPVSQPPTAPVAPVSEPQEVSAPSPADAKWVAITSPMVGTFYRASAPDEPPFVEAGDRIRQGQTVCIIEAMKLMNEIEAEVSGQIMEIVVANGEPVEYGQTLMWLNPD, encoded by the coding sequence GTGTCAATAAATTTCAACGAACTTCGGGAGTTGTTAAGGGCGATCGCTCAAACCGATATTACCGAGTTAACGCTAAAAAGCGAAGATTTTGAACTAACGGTACGCAAGAGCGCTCCAGTCATACCAACTCAAACTGTAGCAGCTACCGTAGGAGCGGCACCGCCGAGTGGCGTTTCCCCAGTTTCTCAACCGCCCACAGCGCCTGTCGCTCCTGTCAGCGAACCCCAAGAGGTTTCTGCACCTTCCCCCGCAGACGCAAAATGGGTAGCAATTACTTCTCCTATGGTGGGCACCTTTTATCGAGCATCTGCCCCTGACGAACCGCCGTTTGTAGAAGCGGGCGATCGCATCCGTCAGGGACAAACGGTCTGTATCATCGAGGCCATGAAGCTCATGAACGAAATTGAAGCAGAAGTTTCGGGACAAATAATGGAGATCGTCGTGGCTAACGGCGAACCCGTAGAATACGGTCAAACTCTAATGTGGCTCAATCCCGATTGA
- a CDS encoding NAD(P)H-quinone oxidoreductase subunit H: MARIETRTEPMVLNMGPHHPSMHGVLRLIVTLDGEDVIDCEPVIGYLHRGMEKIAENRTNVMYVPYVSRWDYAAGMFNEAITVNAPEKLADIQVPKRAQYIRVIMLELNRIANHLLWLGPFLADVGAQTPFFYIFREREMIYDLWEAASGYRMVNNNYFRIGGVAVDLPYGWVDKCEDFCNYFEPKVDEYEKLITNNPIFRRRVEGVGTISREEAINWGLSGPMLRASGVKWDLRKVDHYECYDDFDWEVQWETAGDCYARYLVRIREMRESVKIIRQALKGLPGGPYENLEAKRMMEGKKSQWNDFDYQYIAKKVAPTFKIPKGEHYVRLESGKGELGIFIIGNDDVFPWRWKIRAADFNNLQILPHILKGVKVADIVAILGSIDIIMGSVDR; encoded by the coding sequence ATGGCAAGAATTGAAACCAGAACCGAACCCATGGTACTTAACATGGGTCCCCACCATCCCTCAATGCACGGCGTACTTCGCTTGATCGTCACCCTCGACGGGGAAGACGTAATCGACTGCGAACCCGTCATCGGTTATCTCCATCGAGGGATGGAAAAAATTGCCGAAAATCGTACGAACGTCATGTACGTCCCCTACGTAAGTCGATGGGACTACGCGGCGGGGATGTTTAACGAGGCAATTACCGTTAATGCGCCAGAAAAATTAGCTGACATTCAAGTTCCCAAACGCGCCCAGTATATCCGCGTCATTATGTTGGAACTCAACCGCATTGCCAATCATCTGCTATGGTTGGGACCATTTTTGGCTGACGTAGGTGCTCAAACTCCTTTTTTCTACATCTTCCGCGAACGGGAGATGATTTATGACCTCTGGGAAGCGGCAAGCGGTTATCGGATGGTCAATAACAACTACTTCCGCATCGGTGGCGTGGCAGTAGATTTACCCTACGGTTGGGTTGATAAGTGCGAAGATTTCTGCAACTACTTCGAACCGAAAGTCGATGAGTACGAGAAGCTAATCACCAATAACCCTATTTTCCGTCGCCGCGTCGAAGGCGTAGGAACGATTAGCCGCGAAGAGGCAATTAACTGGGGACTTTCCGGTCCCATGTTACGGGCTTCCGGGGTGAAGTGGGATTTGCGTAAGGTTGACCACTACGAGTGCTACGATGACTTTGACTGGGAAGTTCAGTGGGAAACAGCTGGCGATTGTTATGCTCGCTATCTGGTACGGATTCGGGAAATGCGGGAGTCGGTAAAAATTATCCGTCAGGCACTTAAAGGACTTCCCGGCGGTCCTTACGAAAATCTGGAAGCGAAGCGGATGATGGAAGGGAAAAAGTCTCAGTGGAATGATTTCGATTACCAGTACATCGCCAAAAAAGTCGCACCGACTTTTAAAATTCCCAAGGGCGAACATTACGTCCGCCTCGAAAGCGGAAAAGGGGAATTAGGGATCTTTATTATTGGCAACGATGATGTCTTCCCCTGGCGTTGGAAAATTCGGGCAGCCGATTTCAACAACCTGCAAATTTTACCCCATATTCTTAAAGGAGTAAAAGTAGCAGATATTGTAGCGATTCTCGGCAGTATCGATATTATTATGGGTTCGGTGGATAGATAA
- a CDS encoding Mo-dependent nitrogenase C-terminal domain-containing protein, translated as MINVTRSPYTNEQIAAWLRGLLTIAWTDGHYDREEQELIAELTKELAFSDADGSVLYKSIEPKELAEILGGDETIAENFLRTAVLVAIADGVYSTSEAELLHQFSDAFGLKVKALQALEHTVCKPVETSASATDEQLASALVSPPHPHPDVLHPIKDWLDGMEIHDPRLARFICKMVPPQCPFERDITLFGRKIVHIPPLCKLNPLYEQLVGLRFRALSYLADECKEDVSEYI; from the coding sequence ATGATTAATGTTACTCGATCGCCTTATACCAACGAACAAATCGCCGCATGGCTAAGAGGTTTGCTAACCATCGCCTGGACGGACGGGCACTACGATCGAGAAGAACAAGAGTTGATTGCTGAGCTGACAAAAGAATTAGCTTTTTCTGATGCTGATGGATCGGTTTTGTACAAATCTATCGAGCCAAAAGAATTAGCCGAAATTTTAGGAGGAGACGAAACAATTGCAGAAAACTTTTTAAGAACGGCCGTTCTCGTCGCCATAGCCGATGGAGTTTATTCGACCTCTGAAGCCGAACTATTACATCAATTTAGCGATGCGTTCGGACTCAAAGTCAAAGCCTTACAAGCTCTGGAGCACACGGTTTGCAAGCCCGTCGAAACTTCGGCTTCAGCGACGGATGAGCAATTGGCTTCTGCTTTAGTCAGTCCTCCCCATCCTCATCCCGACGTGCTACATCCCATTAAGGACTGGCTTGACGGGATGGAAATTCACGATCCTCGGTTAGCTCGCTTTATCTGTAAGATGGTTCCGCCTCAATGTCCGTTCGAGCGAGATATCACGCTATTTGGTCGCAAAATCGTCCATATTCCCCCGCTTTGCAAGCTCAATCCCCTCTACGAACAGTTGGTCGGTTTGCGATTCCGCGCCTTGTCCTACCTGGCGGATGAATGTAAAGAAGATGTTTCAGAATATATCTAG